One Desmodus rotundus isolate HL8 chromosome 4, HLdesRot8A.1, whole genome shotgun sequence DNA segment encodes these proteins:
- the DNMBP gene encoding dynamin-binding protein isoform X3 yields MCETHEVRKQRGAEEKGHWGPSWEYEDCRSLQKRDLAVPDGLYQDDLDSRYRVPRRNRPYRKRHCGYWDFEQSEPSGVGCEEAKESGRDGMYHPSGTRGHDGYWNSENVDLGTLSPGTKGNWLTGSLAVTWKAGGTGETDGSADCNSLNYIPEDCKDTEQWTGYRGLDDSLGNFGQPQKWHKDHRNFNYTLEDYKETNMYYNDLRNLYHVLGNYTNGQPVDLNGVNEDKELVMYYEGGRNIYQNDKIYPKAKTHAVEQNNFETESKVCDTLSANCECEPQNYRRTDSLHQMKNLEYNGIDKPGMTAPGSRGVTPDVPWNQQTVGDQGEYHGGIPQGCSSESNAWRLEEERTVNGPDTWKRNSCFRRTAPSTLRRSEFVQNRKRTQEMTLLSSQSSSPVAPSGSVSTENPEQRMLEKRAKVVEELHQTERDYIRDLEMCIERIMVPLQQAQIPNIDFEGLFGNMQMVIKVSKQLLADLEISDAVGPVFLDHRDELEGTYKVYCQNHDEAISLLEIYEKDERIQRHLQDSVADLKSLYNEWGCTNYINLGSFLIKPVQRVMRYPLLLMELLNSTPESHPDKVPLTSAVLAVKEINVNINEYKRRKDLVLKYRKGDEDSLMEKISKLNIHSIIKKSNRVSSHLKHLTGFAPQIKDEAFEETEKNFRMQERLIKSFIRDLSLYLQHIRESACVKVVAAVSMWDVCMEKGHKDLEQFEQVHRYISDQLFTNFKERTERLVISPLNQLLSMFAGPHKLVQKRFDKLLDFYNCTERAEKLKDKKTLEELQSARNNYEALNAQLLDELPKFHQYAQGLFTNCIHGYAEAHCDFVRQALEQLKPLLSLLKVAGREGNLIAIFHEEHSRVLQQLQVFTFFPETLPSTKRPFERKTVDRQSARKPLQGLPSYIMQSEELRASLLVRYPPEKLYQADRNFNAAQDLDVSLLEGDLVGVIKKKDPMGSQNRWLIDNGVTKGFVYSSFLKPYNARRSHSDVSVGSHSSTESEPGGSSPGFPRQNSNSALTLNPGSMAVSFTSGPCQKQPQDTSSSKELDQGTLHASLNEGGSESSPSSCPSDPHSTSQPRPWDSTDVVRDTDQPALRSYRNSRHPEMAGYSVPGRNGQGRDLVKGCARTAQSLEDRNEEPESSEAEGNQVYFAVYTFKARNPNELSVSANQRLKILDFKDVTGNTEWWLAEVNGKKGYVPSNYIRKTEYT; encoded by the exons ATGTGTGAAACCCATGAGGTTAGAAAACAAAGAGGAGCTGAGGAAAAGGGACACTGGGGCCCCAGCTGGGAGTACGAAGATTGCAGGAGTCTACAGAAAAGGGACCTTGCGGTGCCGGATGGACTTTACCAAGATGACTTGGATTCCAGGTACCGAGTCCCAAGGCGGAATCGGCCCTACAGAAAAAGGCATTGCGGGTACTGGGATTTTGAGCAGAGTGAACCAAGCGGTGTGGGCTGCGAGGAAGCGAAGGAAAGTGGAAGGGACGGTATGTACCACCCAAGTGGGACTCGAGGCCATGATGGTTATTGGAATTCAGAAAATGTAGATTTGGGGACCCTGAGCCCTGGAACTAAGGGTAATTGGCTTACAGGAAGCCTGGCTGTAACCTGGAAGGCTGGAGGGACTGGGGAGACAGACGGCTCCGCAGACTGTAACAGTCTGAATTACATTCCTGAGGACTGTAAAGACACTGAACAATGGACCGGCTACAGGGGTTTGGATGACTCTCTGGGGAATTTTGGTCAACCTCAAAAGTGGCATAAAGACCACAGGAATTTTAATTACACTCTTGAGGATTATAAAGAAACTAATATGTATTACAATGACCTCAGAAATTTATATCATGTTCTTGGGAATTATACTAATGGCCAGCCTGTGGATTTGAATGGTGTCAATGAAGATAAGGAATTAGTCATGTACTATGAAGGGGGcagaaatatttatcaaaatgatAAAATCTATCCCAAAGCAAAGACTCATGCCGTGGAACAGAATAATTTTGAGACAGAAAGTAAAGTCTGTGATACTTTATCTGCAAACTGTGAGTGTGAACCTCAGAATTACAGAAGGACAGATTCTCTGCATCAGATGAAGAATTTGGAGTATAATGGCATTGACAAACCAGGAATGACAGCACCTGGGAGCAGAGGGGTCACCCCAGATGTGCCATGGAATCAGCAGACCGTAGGAGACCAAGGAGAATATCACGGCGGCATTCCTCAGGGCTGCTCATCAGAGAGTAATGCCTGGCGtttagaggaagagagaacagTAAATGGCCCAGATACTTGGAAAAGGAATAGTTGCTTCCGTCgcacagcacccagcaccctgAGACGCTCAGAATTTgtgcaaaacagaaagagaacccAAG aAATGACGCTCCTCTCCTCTCAGTCTTCCTCACCAGTGGCCCCTTCCGGGTCTGTGTCCACTGAAAACCCAGAGCAGAGGATGCTGGAGAAGAGAGCCAAGGTGGTAGAAGAACTTCATCAGACGGAACGAGACTACATTCGGGATCTGGAAATGTGTATCGAGCGGATCATGGTCCCCCTGCAGCAGGCACAG atACCAAACATTGACTTTGAGGGACTTTTTGGAAACATGCAGATGGTGATAAAGGTCTCAAAACAATTATTGGCCGATCTGGAAATCAGCGATGCTGTAG GTCCTGTGTTTCTCGACCACCGGGATGAGCTCGAGGGAACCTACAAGGTTTACTGCCAGAATCACGACGAGGCCATCTCTCTGCTGGAAATCTACGAGAAGGACGAGCGGATCCAGAGGCATCTTCAGGACTCCGTGGCAGACCTGAA GAGCCTGTACAACGAATG GGGATGCACAAATTATATTAACCTGGGCTCCTTCCTCATCAAGCCAGTGCAGAGAGTAATGCGTTACCCACTGCTGCTAATGGAGTTGCTGAATTCCACCCCAGAATCCCACCCAGATAAGGTGCCTTTAACCAGTGCAgtcctggcagtcaaggagatcAACGTCAACATCAACGAGTACAAACGTCGAAAGGATCTGG TCCTCAAGTATCGGAAGGGTGACGAAGATAGCCTCATGGAGAAAATTTCGAAGCTGAACATCCACTCCATCATCAAGAAGTCCAACCGAGTGAGCAGTCACCTGAAGCACCTCACTGGCTTTGCCCCACAG ATAAAAGATGAAGCatttgaagaaacagaaaagaacttCCGAATGCAAGAAAGGTTGATCAAGTCTTTCATCCGAGACCTGTCTCTCTACCTCCAGCACATCCGG GAATCGGCCTGTGTGAAAGTGGTGGCTGCTGTGAGCATGTGGGACGTGTGCATGGAGAAGGGACACAAGGACTTGGAACAGTTCGAGCAGGTGCATCGCTACATCAGTGACCAGCTCTTCACCAATTTT AAGGAGAGGACAGAGCGGCTTGTCATCTCGCCCCTAAATCAGTTACTGAGCATGTTTGCAGGGCCCCACAAGCTGGTACAGAAGCGCTTTGACAAGCTGCTGGACTTCTATAACTGCACAGAGCGGGCGGAGAAGCTCAAGGACAAGAAGACCCTGGAGGAGCTGCAGTCGGCCCGGAACAACTACGAGGCCCTGAATGCGCAGCTGCTTGACGAGCTGCCCAAGTTCCACCAGTACGCCCAGGGCCTCTTCACCAACTGCATCCACGGCTACGCCGAGGCCCACTGCGACTTTGTGCGCCAGGCGCTGGAGCAGTTGAAGCCACTGCTTTCG TTACTTAAAGTTGCCGGCAGAGAGGGAAACCTCATCGCCATCTTCCACGAAGAGCACAGCAGAGTTCTGCAGCAACTCCAGGTTTTCACCTTCTTCCCAGAGACTCTTCCGTCTACCAAGAGGCCGTTCGAGAGGAAGACTGTGGACCGCCAGTCTGCTCGAAAGCCACTCCAGGGCCTG CCAAGTTACATAATGCAGTCAGAAGAACTCCGGGCCTCCCTTCTGGTGAGATATCCCCCCGAAAAACTCTATCAAGCAGACAGGAACTTCAACGCTGCTCAGGACCTGGATGTGTCACTTCTGGAAGGTGACCTGGTGGGCGTGATCAAAAAAAAGGACCCCATGGGCAGTCAGAACCGCTGGCTGATTGACAATGGAG TCACCAAAGGCTTTGTGTACAGCTCCTTCCTGAAGCCCTACAACGCCCGTCGCAGCCACTCGGATGTCTCTGTGGGCAGCCACTCCTCCACCGAGTCCGAGCCCGGTGGTTCTTCCCCCGGGTTCCCTCGGCAGAACAGCAACAGCGCCTTGACCCTCAACCCCGGCAGCATGGCCGTGTCCTTTACCTCGGGGCCTTGCCAGAAACAGCCTCAGGATACATCGTCATCGAAGGAACTTGACCAGGGAACTCTCCATGCTTCCTTAAATGAGGGCGGTTCAGAGAGCAGTCCTTCCAGCTGCCCTTCGGACCCACACTccacctcccagcccaggccctgggactCCACAGATGTGGTCCGAGACACTGACCAGCCCGCCCTGAGGAGCTACCGAAACTCTAGGCATCCAGAAATGGCTGGTTACTCTGTACCAGGGCGAAACGGGCAGGGTAGAGACCTGGTGAAGGGGTGTGCAAGAACAGCCCAGTCTCTGGAAGACAGAAACGAAGAGCCAGAAAGCAGTGAGGCAGAAGGCAACCAG GTCTATTTTGCTGTCTATACCTTCAAAGCACGGAACCCAAATGAGCTGAGTGTGTCAGCCAATCAGAGACTCAAGATCCTGGACTTTAAAGATGTTACAGGAAATACAGAATGGTGGTTAGCTGAAGTTAATGGGAAGAAGGGCTATGTTCCATCCAACTATATTCGCAAAACTGAGTATACCTGA
- the DNMBP gene encoding dynamin-binding protein isoform X2 translates to MCETHEVRKQRGAEEKGHWGPSWEYEDCRSLQKRDLAVPDGLYQDDLDSRYRVPRRNRPYRKRHCGYWDFEQSEPSGVGCEEAKESGRDGMYHPSGTRGHDGYWNSENVDLGTLSPGTKGNWLTGSLAVTWKAGGTGETDGSADCNSLNYIPEDCKDTEQWTGYRGLDDSLGNFGQPQKWHKDHRNFNYTLEDYKETNMYYNDLRNLYHVLGNYTNGQPVDLNGVNEDKELVMYYEGGRNIYQNDKIYPKAKTHAVEQNNFETESKVCDTLSANCECEPQNYRRTDSLHQMKNLEYNGIDKPGMTAPGSRGVTPDVPWNQQTVGDQGEYHGGIPQGCSSESNAWRLEEERTVNGPDTWKRNSCFRRTAPSTLRRSEFVQNRKRTQAHPRAEARSAAVSSFCTELRRAEMTLLSSQSSSPVAPSGSVSTENPEQRMLEKRAKVVEELHQTERDYIRDLEMCIERIMVPLQQAQIPNIDFEGLFGNMQMVIKVSKQLLADLEISDAVGPVFLDHRDELEGTYKVYCQNHDEAISLLEIYEKDERIQRHLQDSVADLKSLYNEWGCTNYINLGSFLIKPVQRVMRYPLLLMELLNSTPESHPDKVPLTSAVLAVKEINVNINEYKRRKDLVLKYRKGDEDSLMEKISKLNIHSIIKKSNRVSSHLKHLTGFAPQIKDEAFEETEKNFRMQERLIKSFIRDLSLYLQHIRESACVKVVAAVSMWDVCMEKGHKDLEQFEQVHRYISDQLFTNFKERTERLVISPLNQLLSMFAGPHKLVQKRFDKLLDFYNCTERAEKLKDKKTLEELQSARNNYEALNAQLLDELPKFHQYAQGLFTNCIHGYAEAHCDFVRQALEQLKPLLSLLKVAGREGNLIAIFHEEHSRVLQQLQVFTFFPETLPSTKRPFERKTVDRQSARKPLQGLPSYIMQSEELRASLLVRYPPEKLYQADRNFNAAQDLDVSLLEGDLVGVIKKKDPMGSQNRWLIDNGVTKGFVYSSFLKPYNARRSHSDVSVGSHSSTESEPGGSSPGFPRQNSNSALTLNPGSMAVSFTSGPCQKQPQDTSSSKELDQGTLHASLNEGGSESSPSSCPSDPHSTSQPRPWDSTDVVRDTDQPALRSYRNSRHPEMAGYSVPGRNGQGRDLVKGCARTAQSLEDRNEEPESSEAEGNQVYFAVYTFKARNPNELSVSANQRLKILDFKDVTGNTEWWLAEVNGKKGYVPSNYIRKTEYT, encoded by the exons ATGTGTGAAACCCATGAGGTTAGAAAACAAAGAGGAGCTGAGGAAAAGGGACACTGGGGCCCCAGCTGGGAGTACGAAGATTGCAGGAGTCTACAGAAAAGGGACCTTGCGGTGCCGGATGGACTTTACCAAGATGACTTGGATTCCAGGTACCGAGTCCCAAGGCGGAATCGGCCCTACAGAAAAAGGCATTGCGGGTACTGGGATTTTGAGCAGAGTGAACCAAGCGGTGTGGGCTGCGAGGAAGCGAAGGAAAGTGGAAGGGACGGTATGTACCACCCAAGTGGGACTCGAGGCCATGATGGTTATTGGAATTCAGAAAATGTAGATTTGGGGACCCTGAGCCCTGGAACTAAGGGTAATTGGCTTACAGGAAGCCTGGCTGTAACCTGGAAGGCTGGAGGGACTGGGGAGACAGACGGCTCCGCAGACTGTAACAGTCTGAATTACATTCCTGAGGACTGTAAAGACACTGAACAATGGACCGGCTACAGGGGTTTGGATGACTCTCTGGGGAATTTTGGTCAACCTCAAAAGTGGCATAAAGACCACAGGAATTTTAATTACACTCTTGAGGATTATAAAGAAACTAATATGTATTACAATGACCTCAGAAATTTATATCATGTTCTTGGGAATTATACTAATGGCCAGCCTGTGGATTTGAATGGTGTCAATGAAGATAAGGAATTAGTCATGTACTATGAAGGGGGcagaaatatttatcaaaatgatAAAATCTATCCCAAAGCAAAGACTCATGCCGTGGAACAGAATAATTTTGAGACAGAAAGTAAAGTCTGTGATACTTTATCTGCAAACTGTGAGTGTGAACCTCAGAATTACAGAAGGACAGATTCTCTGCATCAGATGAAGAATTTGGAGTATAATGGCATTGACAAACCAGGAATGACAGCACCTGGGAGCAGAGGGGTCACCCCAGATGTGCCATGGAATCAGCAGACCGTAGGAGACCAAGGAGAATATCACGGCGGCATTCCTCAGGGCTGCTCATCAGAGAGTAATGCCTGGCGtttagaggaagagagaacagTAAATGGCCCAGATACTTGGAAAAGGAATAGTTGCTTCCGTCgcacagcacccagcaccctgAGACGCTCAGAATTTgtgcaaaacagaaagagaacccAAG CACATCCCAGAGCTGAAGCCAGAAGTGCAGCTGTGAGTTCCTTCTGCACAGAGCTTAGAAGAGCAG aAATGACGCTCCTCTCCTCTCAGTCTTCCTCACCAGTGGCCCCTTCCGGGTCTGTGTCCACTGAAAACCCAGAGCAGAGGATGCTGGAGAAGAGAGCCAAGGTGGTAGAAGAACTTCATCAGACGGAACGAGACTACATTCGGGATCTGGAAATGTGTATCGAGCGGATCATGGTCCCCCTGCAGCAGGCACAG atACCAAACATTGACTTTGAGGGACTTTTTGGAAACATGCAGATGGTGATAAAGGTCTCAAAACAATTATTGGCCGATCTGGAAATCAGCGATGCTGTAG GTCCTGTGTTTCTCGACCACCGGGATGAGCTCGAGGGAACCTACAAGGTTTACTGCCAGAATCACGACGAGGCCATCTCTCTGCTGGAAATCTACGAGAAGGACGAGCGGATCCAGAGGCATCTTCAGGACTCCGTGGCAGACCTGAA GAGCCTGTACAACGAATG GGGATGCACAAATTATATTAACCTGGGCTCCTTCCTCATCAAGCCAGTGCAGAGAGTAATGCGTTACCCACTGCTGCTAATGGAGTTGCTGAATTCCACCCCAGAATCCCACCCAGATAAGGTGCCTTTAACCAGTGCAgtcctggcagtcaaggagatcAACGTCAACATCAACGAGTACAAACGTCGAAAGGATCTGG TCCTCAAGTATCGGAAGGGTGACGAAGATAGCCTCATGGAGAAAATTTCGAAGCTGAACATCCACTCCATCATCAAGAAGTCCAACCGAGTGAGCAGTCACCTGAAGCACCTCACTGGCTTTGCCCCACAG ATAAAAGATGAAGCatttgaagaaacagaaaagaacttCCGAATGCAAGAAAGGTTGATCAAGTCTTTCATCCGAGACCTGTCTCTCTACCTCCAGCACATCCGG GAATCGGCCTGTGTGAAAGTGGTGGCTGCTGTGAGCATGTGGGACGTGTGCATGGAGAAGGGACACAAGGACTTGGAACAGTTCGAGCAGGTGCATCGCTACATCAGTGACCAGCTCTTCACCAATTTT AAGGAGAGGACAGAGCGGCTTGTCATCTCGCCCCTAAATCAGTTACTGAGCATGTTTGCAGGGCCCCACAAGCTGGTACAGAAGCGCTTTGACAAGCTGCTGGACTTCTATAACTGCACAGAGCGGGCGGAGAAGCTCAAGGACAAGAAGACCCTGGAGGAGCTGCAGTCGGCCCGGAACAACTACGAGGCCCTGAATGCGCAGCTGCTTGACGAGCTGCCCAAGTTCCACCAGTACGCCCAGGGCCTCTTCACCAACTGCATCCACGGCTACGCCGAGGCCCACTGCGACTTTGTGCGCCAGGCGCTGGAGCAGTTGAAGCCACTGCTTTCG TTACTTAAAGTTGCCGGCAGAGAGGGAAACCTCATCGCCATCTTCCACGAAGAGCACAGCAGAGTTCTGCAGCAACTCCAGGTTTTCACCTTCTTCCCAGAGACTCTTCCGTCTACCAAGAGGCCGTTCGAGAGGAAGACTGTGGACCGCCAGTCTGCTCGAAAGCCACTCCAGGGCCTG CCAAGTTACATAATGCAGTCAGAAGAACTCCGGGCCTCCCTTCTGGTGAGATATCCCCCCGAAAAACTCTATCAAGCAGACAGGAACTTCAACGCTGCTCAGGACCTGGATGTGTCACTTCTGGAAGGTGACCTGGTGGGCGTGATCAAAAAAAAGGACCCCATGGGCAGTCAGAACCGCTGGCTGATTGACAATGGAG TCACCAAAGGCTTTGTGTACAGCTCCTTCCTGAAGCCCTACAACGCCCGTCGCAGCCACTCGGATGTCTCTGTGGGCAGCCACTCCTCCACCGAGTCCGAGCCCGGTGGTTCTTCCCCCGGGTTCCCTCGGCAGAACAGCAACAGCGCCTTGACCCTCAACCCCGGCAGCATGGCCGTGTCCTTTACCTCGGGGCCTTGCCAGAAACAGCCTCAGGATACATCGTCATCGAAGGAACTTGACCAGGGAACTCTCCATGCTTCCTTAAATGAGGGCGGTTCAGAGAGCAGTCCTTCCAGCTGCCCTTCGGACCCACACTccacctcccagcccaggccctgggactCCACAGATGTGGTCCGAGACACTGACCAGCCCGCCCTGAGGAGCTACCGAAACTCTAGGCATCCAGAAATGGCTGGTTACTCTGTACCAGGGCGAAACGGGCAGGGTAGAGACCTGGTGAAGGGGTGTGCAAGAACAGCCCAGTCTCTGGAAGACAGAAACGAAGAGCCAGAAAGCAGTGAGGCAGAAGGCAACCAG GTCTATTTTGCTGTCTATACCTTCAAAGCACGGAACCCAAATGAGCTGAGTGTGTCAGCCAATCAGAGACTCAAGATCCTGGACTTTAAAGATGTTACAGGAAATACAGAATGGTGGTTAGCTGAAGTTAATGGGAAGAAGGGCTATGTTCCATCCAACTATATTCGCAAAACTGAGTATACCTGA